Within Candidatus Cloacimonadota bacterium, the genomic segment ATTACCGATAATTAAATTCATTATAACCTCTAAAAAACATATCTTCTAAAATTTCGACAGCATCTTGCACATATTTCTCACACTTCTTTCTGGCGTTGTTTTCTTTTGCCGCTAGTCTTCCTTCCTCAGTACTGACATCATATTCCAAAAGATCCCGGCAATAAGTTAAATCTTTGTTTCTCTGTTGGAAATTTTTGATAAAATCCGCTGCCAGATTATTGATCCTCTCTTTCTGCTTTTCACTTTCCGGTTCAAGTCTGGGATATTTCAAACCCAAAACCATTAGAGCTCCAGTGATAGCACCACAGACTTTTCCTTGCTGAGCATATCCACCACCAAATGCACTTCCGATCTTCAATGCAGCAGAGACATCGATGCCAAATCTTTCCGAAAACACGGAAAGTACAGATTGAGCACAATTAAAACCTTGAGCATAAGCATTTACAACTTGTTCTTTTTTGTTCATATAGTCCTCTAAAATTTTATCTGAAACCAATTTTCAATTTCAGATATTATAAAGTTCTTTCTTTGGATTATTCTCCTAAAAACTGAATCGAAAAATGTAAAACTAATGTCAAAGGAAAAAAAACTTTTCTAATTTTTTAGAATAAAATATATGGGAATAAAGGTTTAGTAATATGAAAATATTATTTTTTTCAGATACTCATTTAGGTTTTGATTATCCGAT encodes:
- a CDS encoding C_GCAxxG_C_C family protein is translated as MNKKEQVVNAYAQGFNCAQSVLSVFSERFGIDVSAALKIGSAFGGGYAQQGKVCGAITGALMVLGLKYPRLEPESEKQKERINNLAADFIKNFQQRNKDLTYCRDLLEYDVSTEEGRLAAKENNARKKCEKYVQDAVEILEDMFFRGYNEFNYR